A window of Odocoileus virginianus isolate 20LAN1187 ecotype Illinois chromosome 3, Ovbor_1.2, whole genome shotgun sequence genomic DNA:
tgttgcagcccatggagtcgcaaagagttggacatgactgagtgactgaactgaaatgaactgaactttcaAGGTACCGTAttctaagatttaaaatgttttccatattttttgtgtttgtttttatgcattatttgtgtgaaaattgtTATAAACCTGTTACAATATAGTATATACAGATATTGTGTTATTTGAATACCTAGGttaacaaattggacttatgaacacactCTTAGAACAAAATTCATTTATATGTAGGGACTTACAGTATCTGAAAAACAGCTCAAAGACAATGTTATTGCTTGAGGGGAGAACCAGGACTCCTGCCCCAAGGCTTCACTATGGTccagttacattttatttatatatttttggttgtgctgggtcttggctgctgcactcgggctttctctagctgtgatgatggggggctactctttgtcacggagcacgggcttctcattgtcatggcttctcttgctctggagcacaggctctaggcaggcAGGCCGCAGTAGTTGCAGacgcaggctcagtaattgtgatgtagttgctccatggcaagaggatcctcccggaccagggatcgaacctgtgtcccctgcattggcaggtagattcttatccactgtgccactgggaagtcctagatatattttaaaacagaggaCAGCCTTAAGTCCCCAATTCCTTATCTAGGAAAAGGCACTGGTTGTGATGGGGAGGATCCCAAGTGGGGAGGACCTCTGTCTGATGTCCCACAACTCCACCAACCTTCAGAGCTAAACTCAAGGAAGGGACCACTAAGATAGAATGAGCCTCCACCAGGTGAGCCTGGGAAAAACACACCGCTAACTAGTGGTGTGCTGCAGCCAGTTCATGCCAGCACGGGGAGCTGATGCTAAACTTTCATGAATTTCTTGAGCCAAGTTGTTaaactgttggtagcttgaaaccAGCCATGGCAGAGAGTCTTACACGACAAAACTCTGCACATGCTACAAGTACCGGGCGGAGGAATCATgactcccccccgcccccgccgccaccTGCTAACCCCAGCCATTAAACATTTCTGTGTACACCACTGCATCTAACTCCATATCTGTTGCTCCATTCCCACtggaaagggaggaaaggagctGTTCCAGGTTGAATATCAGTAGGAAATGTCAATACACTCCAGgaatcttgcctgggaagtccctcgaaccgaggagcctggctggctccagtccatggggttgcaaagagtcagacatgacttagtgattaaacaacaacactCCATCTCCAGGGCGACCAGCAGAGGCCAGGACAGGGCTTCTGTCAATCTCTCCATCACACCCCCTCTCCCAACAATATATACCAGATCTCTAAACACCCTCTACCAAGGTGACGGATCGCTTGGTCATTTCCCTTCCTGAGCTGTTCCCAGGGCCCATGCCCCAGCCTGGATCAACCTGTTCCCCTAGATGCCTTGGGCAGGAGCTGCTAGATTTTGTCCCAGTGTGGGACAAGTAGACCCCACCTACGGCCACATCAGGGGAGCAGTCATACCCTGATCTTCATGTGGTCGGATGGGAAGGAATTTCCATTGGCTGCCCcagtgggaaaagaataaaacatctgGGTCCTCTCTGATAGGTGAACTTGGAAAAAAGAACCAAGGGTACCCAGCTCAGccccctttcctgtctcctggcTCTGCCCACCACAAAGCAGGCACGCTGAACTAGCAGGCAGGTGGTGAGCCTGCAAAGCCACACACACCCTCCTACCCAGCTCCAATCAGAAGCAACACTCATGGATAAACAACACGGTCCTAGAGACTTaacttggtccagtggttaggactccatgcttccactgctgggggcacaggtttgatccctggtcggggaactaagatctcacaagctgtgaggtgtggccagaaaagaaaaaaaaaaacaaaaactcaacaaggtcctattgcatagcacagggaactatattcaatgggtactaagctgcttcagtcctatctgattctgtgaccctatggactgccgcccaccaggctcctctgcccatgggattctccaggcaagaatactggagtgggttgccatgccctcctccacagggtcttcctaacccagggatcgaaccagcatctcttatgtctcctgcattggcaggtagagtctttaccactgagccccctgggaagtccattatattcaatgtcctgggataaaccatagtggaaaaacatataaaaaagaatgtataaggattcccctggtggtccagtggttaagacaccctGCTTCTGAGAGAGTTAAAGCTTAGGGCCCTTTAAAGAGGAGGCCAACACTCTCGCTCATGCTTTCCTTAAGCCTTGTGCTTAAGCCTTGTGTGTATCTTGCCCGAGAACTGGCCTTTCTTTAGGTCCGGAACCAATGACTGCACAATGTCTTACTCATGGAAATGCTTTTTGTAGACTCTACCAATAATTATAATTGTAAcaaatcttgcctgggaacctgCTTCTCAAGACTTTTAGCCCTGATGACACAGCAATAGTATATCTCGACTGGAGACATTGGCCGGGACCATTCCCCCTGGCTAATCTTGTGCCAAAGTTATCACAAGATGTATGCCTTGGGAAAGGGTATGGTGAAACTTTTACAAACCTtgaggtattatttttatttatttctactagCTGGCAGAAGAGTATATAATGCCCTGCCCAAACTAGCAAGCCAGGTATTCTCCTGcccctttctgatgtctatgtcagaagctttttctgtcactttcacttcgaataaaaatctacacaaagctctgagtgacttTTGGTCTGGAGTTAAATCTCCTTTAGGGACCACAAATCTGGCAACACCATTCACTGTAATCTTCTTtcacttccactacagggggcacaggtttgatccctggttgggaaactaagatcacacatgccatgttgcaaaaaaaaaaaaaaaaaaaggatatacatacatatatgtataactgagtcatgagtcactttgctgtatggcagaaatgaacacaacattgtaaatcaactctacttcaaaaaaaacacaaaacacctcATTTCAAGGGTAGGCGTTTAGGATCGCTATCTGTCTGCCACCTGCATCTTTCAAGTGGTTCAGACTCAAAAGGCAGGAAAACGAGTTGCTACTTACTGAACCCCTAAAACCAAAGCCACCTGTGAGGCCCTTCCAACGTCTCCCCATCATGTCTGATTTCACTTTCTATTGTTCACCCCTTGTTCCCTCGGCCACTCGGACCTTCTTCCCATCCTCAGAAAATGCCAAGTTTATTATTTCCATCTTAGGTCTTtgcttcttttgtctttcttagtGCTCCCCAGGGCTGGTTCCTCATTGCCTCCCAGGTTTCCCCTCAGAGAAGCCCACCCTATCTACCCAACCAAACACATATGTGTCCATTATGTGGCCCTAGTTTATTAGCTCAGTCTCTAAAACTATTCCATGCATGTGTTCACCTGTTGATCACCCTGCCTTCTTCCTTGTGTGTGTTTCATTCATTGCTGTGGTCCCAGTGCCTAGAATAGTCCCTGCAAAATAGCTTGAgacacatttgttgaataaataaaccatatgcttaaaaaaaaaaagattatttgtcTTTAATAGCAAAATCACACTATGGAAAATTGGGAAAATCCAGAATACAAAATACAGAAAGGACAGCTCCGAATCTTTACGAACATTTTGATCATCAAAGCATGAGTTGCACCTGCCCTCCTTTCCGTGTCTCCTGTGTGCATGCAGGGCTGTCAGTGGTGTGTCTGCGTGTCAATGACATGTTAGTGTGCATGCATAGATAGCCCTTCCTGGCTTCCTAAGGGGTCTCGGCCCCTCAGGTCTCCCTAACTCCTAATCTGCCCTTCCGCACCGTCCTGTTCCTGAGAACAGCTCTTCATGGAGGGCCTTTAGTGGGCCCGGGGGTGGTAAACATTAAGGCTCTGCAAGGTAACCATGAGGTAGCTGTGGTCTTCTTCATTTCCAGATGTGAGGATAGGGCCTCCGAGAGGCTGGCTCATGTCACAGAGGCCATACAGCTGGTGAACCACGATTCCAATGACCTAAAGATGCCAAGGCCTGGGTTCTCTCTACCCGTGGTCTTCAGGCTGCTCCAACCTGATTACTTGCCTACTGGCAAGGTGCTGCCCAGAGGGTCCGGATCTCATTAATGAAAGTTAAGAGGGGGGTCCCTGGGTCGGGGGTTGGGGGTGCAGTCACATCCACCAGTCCATGGACTCTTTGGGCAAGGCCCTGACAATGACCATACAGTGGGGTAGCCCCTTAGACAAGATTCTTTCTGCCTCCTGACCCTCCCAGCCCAGTCCCTGCAGCTCAAGGACCCTGAGCTTGGGCATGGTGAGGCAGGAGGCGAGGATCTCCTGCGGGGAAGGCATTTCCGGGGTAACAAGCGGCCCCAGCAGGCACAGACTCTCCAGGGCTGGCATGCCCTCCAGGACAGATAGGCCAGGGGCCGAGAGGCCCCGTACGGTCAGCCGGATCTTACGCACGTCTCGGAGGTGGCGGCTGATGGCCAGGAGGGTGCTGTCGGCCGAGAGGGTACAGCCCAGCACCTCCAGCCTCTGCAGATAGTTCAGCTCCTGCAGGCCCATATCCAACCCGGTCTCGGTCACCCGGTAAGTGCCGCCCAGCACCAGCGAGCGCAGGGCACGGAAGCGCGTGAGGCCCTGCAGGTGCTCATCGCGGAAGGCGGGGACGCGGTCCAGCACGATGCGCTCCAGCAGGGGCAGCACCGTGGGGTCCTGCTCTTTATGGAGCCAGGCCATGGAGATCTCACAGCTGTGCAGCTCCAGGGTCCGCAGGGTGCAGGGCAGGCTGGCGATGGGCACCATGCTCAGGTTGGCCACGTGCAGGCAGAGGCGCTGGAGGTTGGGGCACTTCTGACCCAGGGCCCTCATCAGGGCAGGGGACAGCTGGGGAGCCTGGGAGCCTGAGAACAGGTAGCCGCCCATCCGCAGGGAATGGAGCCTGGATGCCATGTACCGGCGGAGAAGGTGCCACATGACTTTGGGCCGCATCTGTAAGAGCCAGAGGTGGGAGGGTGTCTGGACCAGAGATATGGAGCATCTTGCAGGGACCCCGCCCACCTGGAGACAGACAAGCCCCAGCTGGGGTTCTGAGGCTCCCTGGGAAttctgtccttccctccccagcctcacTCAACCAGATGCCTTTCCAGGAGTAACAGGATGGTTTAACCCCACCATTTTGACctctaagtttgaacaaaagcaaTGGTGGATATCATCATAATATATCTGTCTTTACCAGGACAGTGAGTCTCATTACTTTCTGGAATAAGTAAGAaagtgaaacaacaacaaaaagcctgtTTCTAAACCTTTCAACTCCTTGCACAATGAAAACCACTGTGATCTATATATATACCCTAGGAAAATGTTACTACTGTCTAATTTATGAAGTAATACTATTGACTCCAggtttaataaaactttatatctttttaagattttttcttaaaagtgaaTCCACCcagcaatatttttatttctttctttttctttttttggcatcccatgtggtatgtgggatcttagttcaccaaccagggatcaaaccctcgcctcctgcagtggaagtctggagccttaaccactgaaccaccaaggaaatgCCTATCCCATTCTTAATGACCACCTCCTCATAGAAATgagcaacacaaaataaaaactgaaaaaggttAAAACTGCCCAGGGTAAATTAGatctaggtttaaaaaaaaaaaaatcatagcttagTAATAGTGAAAGCTGCAAAATTTAACCCTGGGAAGTTAGActtgtagaaaacaaacaaactataACTAActagtatttta
This region includes:
- the FBXL12 gene encoding F-box/LRR-repeat protein 12 isoform X1 — protein: MATFADLPDSVLLEIFSYLPVRDRIRISRVCHHWKKLVDDRWLWRHVDLTLYTMRPKVMWHLLRRYMASRLHSLRMGGYLFSGSQAPQLSPALMRALGQKCPNLQRLCLHVANLSMVPIASLPCTLRTLELHSCEISMAWLHKEQDPTVLPLLERIVLDRVPAFRDEHLQGLTRFRALRSLVLGGTYRVTETGLDMGLQELNYLQRLEVLGCTLSADSTLLAISRHLRDVRKIRLTVRGLSAPGLSVLEGMPALESLCLLGPLVTPEMPSPQEILASCLTMPKLRVLELQGLGWEGQEAERILSKGLPHCMVIVRALPKESMDWWM
- the FBXL12 gene encoding F-box/LRR-repeat protein 12 isoform X2, producing MRPKVMWHLLRRYMASRLHSLRMGGYLFSGSQAPQLSPALMRALGQKCPNLQRLCLHVANLSMVPIASLPCTLRTLELHSCEISMAWLHKEQDPTVLPLLERIVLDRVPAFRDEHLQGLTRFRALRSLVLGGTYRVTETGLDMGLQELNYLQRLEVLGCTLSADSTLLAISRHLRDVRKIRLTVRGLSAPGLSVLEGMPALESLCLLGPLVTPEMPSPQEILASCLTMPKLRVLELQGLGWEGQEAERILSKGLPHCMVIVRALPKESMDWWM